A section of the Thunnus albacares chromosome 6, fThuAlb1.1, whole genome shotgun sequence genome encodes:
- the LOC122984062 gene encoding A disintegrin and metalloproteinase with thrombospondin motifs 8, producing the protein MCSTVCLIFLSLCVINTVLSTPFESEDIVPVRINGRISGRFWKRSEEQPRFVLSAFGKDLTLNLIPDTSFIAPSFTIQRIKARDFGVLRSASGAQPFRDADRQKLINQTEESEGQLRSCFYSGNVDYDQNSVVAVSLCSGIFGSFITEGKEYLIEPKLRGGLGPDSAEQLHVIKRRTFTKSHGVPLLFDHAAEESRAEKHNGESFTHSDSDAQRELRRRRFVSAPRFIETLVVADSTMTHFYGDEIKHYILTLMSMAAQLYKHPTIKNSVNMVVVKMLVVEDEEVGPEVSSNGGVALRNFCSWQQLFNPPSQRHPEHYDTAMLFTREDICGQKSCDTLGVADVGTMCDPKRSCSVIEDNGLQAAFTAAHELGHVLSMPHDDSKTCERLFGDLGRHYLMAPLFVSLNKTAPWSPCSALYITEFFDNGHGDCLLDVPESTMPLPRELPGTKYSLDQQCQQIFGEEFIHCPNTSDSDICSQLWCQEDGTSQCSTKNGSLPWADGTSCSLNGTCLHGVCMSTQEVMQPLVVVDGGWSSWGPWQQCSRTCGGGVEFSYRECTDPVPQNGGKYCEGQRVQYQSCNTQQCDSNDGKSFREEQCEKYNSPNYLDYNGNMKHWIPKYAGVSPRDRCKLFCRARGSSEFKVFESKVIDGTTCGPDTTSVCVQGQCVKAGCDQVIGSNKRVDKCGVCGGSGLTCRKITGSYNKATYGYSDIVTIPVGATNIDIKQRSHRGIKHDGNYLAIKRESGGYILNGNFSVSTVEQDIPVLGAVLKYSGSSTTLERIQSFMQLKEAITIQLLATAGDANPPKVKYTFFIPRDVTFNKSKEKKGTSPSLHMIHPFGVPDWVLGEWSECSKSCGSGWSRRNVECQDNAGFLSSQCDKDLKPVDIRPCGDLPCPIWQMGPWSACSRTCGQGERRRSIFCIDYTGKTVEPEKCDPNKIPEPVSGECLNQECL; encoded by the exons ATGTGTTCCACTGTGTGTTTGATCTTTTTATCCCTGTGCGTAATCAACACAGTACTTTCTACTCCGTTTGAATCAGAGGATATTGTACCTGTTCGGATAAACGGAAGAATCAGCGGTCGCTTTTGGAAAAGAAGCGAGGAACAGCCGAGGTTTGTCCTCAGTGCATTTGGCAAGGACTTGACTCTAAATCTTATACCTGATACCAGCTTTATCGCGCCTTCCTTCACCATACAACGCATCAAAGCCAGAGATTTTGGCGTTTTACGCAGCGCTTCAGGTGCGCAACCTTTCCGGGACGCGGATCGCCAGAAATTAATCAACCAGACAGAGGAGAGTGAAGGACAGCTGAGAAGCTGCTTTTACTCGGGGAACGTAGATTACGATCAGAACTCGGTTGTGGCTGTCAGTTTGTGCTCTGGCATCTTTGGCTCCTTCATAACGGAGGGGAAAGAATATTTAATTGAGCCCAAACTTCGCGGCGGCCTGGGGCCTGACTCTGCCGAACAGCTGCATGTCATCAAGAGGAGGACATTCACCAAAAGCCACGGTGTTCCCCTCCTGTTTGATCACGCGGCGGAGGAAAGCCGAGCAGAGAAGCACAATGGGGAAAGTTTTACGCACAGCGACAGTGACGCACAGAGGGAACTTCGCCGGCGACGCTTTGTTTCCGCGCCACGGTTCATAGAGACCCTGGTGGTAGCAGACTCAACCATGACCCACTTCTATGGAGATGAAATAAAG CACTATATTCTGACCCTGATGTCGATGGCCGCCCAGCTCTACAAACACCCCACCATAAAGAACTCAGTGAACATGGTGGTGGTAAAGATGTTGGTGGTGGAGGACGAGGAAGTCGGCCCTGAGGTCTCCAGCAACGGAGGCGTGGCTCTTAGGAACTTCTGTTCATGGCAGCAGCTTTTCAACCCACCGAGCCAGAGACATCCAGAGCACTATGACACTGCCATGCTCTTCACCAGAGAG GACATCTGTGGACAAAAGAGCTGCGACACTTTGGGTGTGGCCGATGTCGGGACGATGTGCGATCCCAAAAGAAGCTGCTCTGTTATTGAGGACAACGGCCTGCAAGCTGCCTTCACAGCTGCACACGAGCTTG GCCATGTGTTGAGTATGCCTCATGACGACTCCAAGACCTGTGAGAGGCTGTTTGGGGATCTGGGAAGACACTACCTGATGGCTCCTCTGTTTGTCAGCCTCAACAAGACTGCACCTTGGTCTCCCTGCAGTGcgctctacatcacagagttCTTTGACAATGGACATG GGGACTGCCTGCTGGATGTCCCAGAGAGTACCATGCCGTTACCAAGAGAGCTGCCAGGCACCAAGTACAGCCTGGACCAACAGTGCCAGCAGATTTTTGGAGAGGAGTTTATCCATTGCCCCAACACTTCAGACAGTGATATCTGCAGCCAGCTGTGGTGTCAAGAAGACGGGACGTCACAGTGCTCCACCAAGAACGGCAGCCTGCCTTGGGCTGACGGCACCTCCTGTAGCCTCAACGGGACCTGCCTCCACGGAGTGTGCATGTCGACCCAGGAGGTGATGCAGCCACTG GTGGTTGTGGACGGCGGCTGGAGCTCATGGGGTCCATGGCAGCAGTGCTCCAGGACGTGTGGAGGTGGGGTGGAGTTCTCCTACAGGGAGTGTACAGATCCTGTGCCTCAGAACGGAGGGAAGTACTGTGAGGGACAGAGGGTTCAGTACCAGTCTTGCAACACACAGCAGTGTGACAGCAACGACG GAAAGAGTTTCAGAGAGGAGCAGTGTGAGAAGTACAACAGCCCCAACTACCTGGACTACAACGGAAACATGAAACATTGGATACCAAAGTACGCCGGAGTGTCTCCCAGAGACAGATGTAAACTGTTCTGCAGGGCCAGAGGCAGCAGTGAATTTAAGGTGTTTGAATCCAAG GTAATTGATGGGACGACCTGTGGTCCTGATACCACATCAGTGTGCGTCCAGGGCCAATGTGTGAAGGCAGGCTGCGACCAGGTGATTGGATCCAACAAGAGAGTGGATAAGTGTGGAGTGTGTGGAGGAAGTGGGCTCACCTGTAGAAAGATCACAGGCTCCTACAACAAGGCAAC CTATGGATACAGTGACATTGTCACAATTCCTGTTGGCGCAACTAACATTGACATCAAACAGCGGAGCCACAGAGGAATCAAACATGATGGGAACTATCTGGctataaagagagagagcggcGGTTACATCCTCAATGGTAACTTTTCTGTATCCACGGTGGAGCAGGACATTCCTGTGCTGGGCGCTGTGCTCAAGTACAGCGGCTCCTCCACCACTCTAGAGAGGATCCAGAGCTTCATGCAGCTGAAAGAGGCCATCACCATCCAACTTCTGGCCACTGCGGGGGATGCCAACCCTCCCAAGGTTAAATATACCTTTTTCATCCCTAGAGATGTGACTTTCAATAAATCCAAGGAGAAGAAGGGCACCTCACCATCTTTGCATATGATCCATCCGTTTGGCGTGCCTGACTGGGTGCTGGGGGAGTGGTCTGAGTGCTCCAAGAGTTGTGGCTCCGGATGGTCCAGGAGGAATGTCGAATGCCAAGACAACGCGGGCTTCCTCTCCAGCCAGTGTGACAAGGACCTGAAGCCCGTAGACATCAGGCCTTGCGGGGATCTGCCCTGCCCAATATGGCAAATGGGACCTTGGTCCGCCTGCTCACGAACTTGTGGCCAGGGGGAGCGCCGCCGCAGCATCTTCTGCATAGACTATACTGGGAAGACTGTTGAGCCAGAGAAGTGTGATCCAAACAAAATCCCAGAGCCAGTCTCTGGAGAGTGTCTCAACCAAGAGTGCTTATGA